A genomic window from Chitinophaga pollutisoli includes:
- a CDS encoding aspartate aminotransferase family protein, with the protein MNNRQLFLQHVAQTSDAPLALEMVKAQGMYMWDASGKQYIDMIAGISVCNIGHCHPAVVQAIREQAETYMHLIVYGEFVQSPQVQYATFLTQHLPASLNSVYFTNSGSEATEGAMKLAKRHTGRTGIIAFKNSYHGSTQGSLSIIGDEYWRNAYRPLLPDVLHLQHNDMGMLEQITERTACVIAETVQAEAGVLAPSVEWMQTLRARCTETGTLLVLDEIQCGLGRNGTLWAFEQYGVVPDILLAGKALGGGMPLGAFIANRDIMWSLTNQPVLGHITTFGGHPVACAAGLAGMKALLSEKMMDGISEKEQLFRSLLQHPRIKAVRSRGLMLAVEVEDFPACKKVIDYCIANGLITDWFLFASNAIRLVPPLIISEEEIRKACAILLAGLDTL; encoded by the coding sequence ATGAATAACAGGCAGCTTTTTTTACAGCACGTGGCGCAAACCTCAGACGCCCCCCTGGCGCTGGAGATGGTAAAAGCGCAGGGAATGTATATGTGGGACGCCTCCGGCAAGCAATACATCGATATGATCGCGGGCATCAGCGTCTGCAATATAGGGCATTGCCACCCGGCGGTGGTGCAGGCCATCCGCGAGCAGGCTGAAACGTACATGCACCTCATCGTGTACGGCGAATTCGTGCAGTCGCCCCAGGTGCAGTATGCCACTTTTCTCACCCAACATCTTCCCGCATCCCTCAACTCCGTATATTTCACGAATTCCGGCAGCGAAGCCACAGAAGGCGCCATGAAACTGGCCAAACGCCATACCGGGCGCACCGGCATTATCGCGTTTAAAAACAGCTACCACGGCTCCACACAGGGCTCGCTGAGCATCATCGGGGATGAATACTGGCGCAACGCCTACCGCCCGCTCCTCCCCGACGTGTTGCACCTGCAGCACAACGATATGGGCATGCTGGAACAGATCACGGAGCGCACCGCCTGCGTAATCGCGGAAACGGTGCAGGCAGAAGCCGGCGTGCTGGCGCCGTCCGTGGAATGGATGCAGACCCTTCGCGCAAGGTGCACCGAAACGGGCACGCTGCTCGTGCTCGATGAGATCCAGTGCGGGCTGGGGCGCAATGGAACGCTCTGGGCCTTCGAACAATACGGCGTGGTCCCCGACATTCTCCTGGCGGGTAAAGCCCTCGGCGGCGGCATGCCCCTGGGGGCGTTCATCGCCAACCGCGATATCATGTGGAGCCTCACCAACCAACCCGTCCTCGGCCATATCACCACGTTCGGCGGCCATCCCGTGGCCTGCGCCGCGGGGCTCGCAGGCATGAAGGCCCTGCTGTCCGAAAAAATGATGGACGGGATTTCCGAAAAAGAGCAGCTTTTCCGCAGCCTGTTGCAACACCCCAGGATTAAGGCCGTACGGTCGCGGGGGCTGATGCTGGCCGTGGAAGTGGAAGATTTCCCCGCCTGCAAAAAAGTGATCGATTACTGCATCGCCAACGGGCTGATCACCGACTGGTTCCTTTTCGCCTCCAACGCCATCCGGCTGGTCCCGCCGCTGATCATTTCAGAAGAAGAAATCCGCAAAGCCTGCGCCATCCTCCTGGCAGGGCTGGATACGTTGTAA
- a CDS encoding OmpA family protein: MKRMNAFVAIAMAGILVFSSCSTWQSMDNTKKGAVIGTGGGAAAGAVIGKAAGNTALGAIIGAAVGGTAGVLIGKKMDKQAEEIKNEVPNATVERVGEGINVTFDSGVLFGFDKSDLTSTAQSNIQELAQVLNKYPDTHVRVEGHTDDTGSDSYNYGLSERRAKSVANYLVGRGVSANRLQTFWYGETQPKFPNDSEANRAKNRRVEFSIFANDKMKSEAKNEAGQK, from the coding sequence ATGAAAAGAATGAATGCATTTGTGGCGATAGCGATGGCAGGTATTCTTGTTTTTAGCTCCTGCAGCACGTGGCAGAGCATGGACAACACTAAAAAAGGAGCCGTGATCGGTACCGGTGGCGGCGCCGCTGCCGGCGCGGTGATCGGTAAAGCTGCCGGTAACACTGCCCTGGGTGCCATTATTGGCGCAGCCGTAGGCGGTACTGCAGGTGTACTGATCGGTAAGAAAATGGACAAGCAGGCAGAAGAAATCAAGAACGAAGTGCCCAACGCCACCGTAGAACGCGTAGGCGAAGGCATCAACGTTACCTTCGATTCAGGCGTGCTTTTCGGATTCGATAAATCCGACCTCACTTCCACCGCGCAAAGCAACATCCAGGAACTCGCGCAAGTGCTCAACAAATACCCGGACACCCACGTTCGTGTGGAAGGCCATACCGACGACACCGGTTCCGATTCGTATAACTACGGCCTGTCCGAACGCCGGGCAAAATCCGTAGCCAACTACCTCGTTGGCCGTGGGGTTTCCGCTAACCGCCTGCAAACCTTCTGGTATGGTGAAACCCAGCCTAAATTCCCCAACGACAGCGAAGCCAATCGCGCTAAAAACCGTCGTGTGGAATTCTCCATCTTCGCTAATGATAAAATGAAATCCGAAGCGAAGAACGAAGCTGGTCAGAAATAA
- a CDS encoding gamma carbonic anhydrase family protein: MPVILPVKGVHPQMGDNCFIAPNATIVGDVVMGKDCSVWFNAVVRGDVNSIRMGDKVNIQDGAVIHATYQKTKTNIGNNVSIGHNAIVHGCTVEDNVLIGMGAIVMDNCHIGSNTIIAAGAVVLENTLVEAGCIYAGVPAKKVKTISQELISSEIDRIANNYIMYADWFRDQV, from the coding sequence ATGCCAGTAATATTACCAGTAAAGGGTGTACACCCGCAAATGGGCGACAATTGTTTCATTGCGCCAAATGCCACCATCGTGGGCGATGTGGTGATGGGAAAAGATTGCAGCGTATGGTTCAATGCCGTGGTGCGGGGAGATGTGAACAGCATCCGGATGGGCGATAAAGTCAATATCCAGGACGGCGCCGTGATCCATGCCACCTACCAGAAAACGAAAACCAACATCGGCAACAATGTTTCCATCGGCCATAACGCTATTGTGCACGGCTGTACGGTGGAAGATAACGTGCTTATCGGGATGGGCGCCATCGTGATGGATAATTGCCACATCGGCTCCAATACGATCATTGCCGCCGGCGCCGTGGTGTTGGAAAATACGCTGGTGGAAGCCGGGTGCATCTATGCAGGGGTGCCCGCCAAAAAAGTCAAAACCATCTCCCAGGAGCTGATCTCCAGCGAAATCGACCGCATCGCCAATAATTACATCATGTACGCGGATTGGTTCCGCGACCAGGTATAG